DNA from Puniceicoccaceae bacterium:
GCCTGACCAACCCGAAATAGCGAAGCACATGGCCGTGCAGCACGAATCCTTGACAGCAAACGCGACTCCCAAACCCCGTGTTGTGATAGAGTATTGCAGCCAGTGTCGATTTGTGCTTCGGGCATCCTGGCTTGCACAGGAGCTGTTGTTCACCTTTGGAACCCAATTGGGTGAAGTGGCATTGCGCCCGGGAGAAGGGGGGGTGTTTCGCGTGTGGCTTGAGTCCGAGCTACTTTTTGATCGAAGTGAGGTCGGGAGGTTCCCTGAATCCAAGGAACTCAAGCAATTGATTCGCGACCGCATCGATCCCGAGAGGGATCTCGGGCATAGTGACCGCAAGTCATCGGATCAAGCCCCATGATGCGACGTGCTGAACGGTTGCCCTGTTCAGCGGTA
Protein-coding regions in this window:
- a CDS encoding SelT/SelW/SelH family protein, with amino-acid sequence MTANATPKPRVVIEYCSQCRFVLRASWLAQELLFTFGTQLGEVALRPGEGGVFRVWLESELLFDRSEVGRFPESKELKQLIRDRIDPERDLGHSDRKSSDQAP